A genomic stretch from Limnobacter thiooxidans includes:
- a CDS encoding outer membrane beta-barrel protein, giving the protein MLSVLMSGAHLSAQAAPLEPSQGIAPYATLTHTYDSNLLNRSEEGPGADPESDQIERIEIGTHINFQLSRQKFSGALSFSDTRYDRFTERNADGNAHRLRWDSEIGETLTASIEGGMSSDQAPIQTGLVTAVQREQGYANASLAWKFHANYSVVSQLSKTNTRFVGTENSDDAVLAGLNRDDELGHIGIAYHPGSGSTISLLFKQADGYFPIRQIVAPGQSVSNDFHQNETELLGQWNWSEITAFSLSLSSVQRDHEEIPRRDFSGTNYRLEVFYRPTVKTNFNLTWGKQIVGVSDATNSDALARQLFLGMNMEVTDKVHFKLAYRPQNLQFDGTDGFSTAPRTERVKEGIASLEYQLQQRISLGANFRNRSRATTIENADYTASSMSIFLKYVH; this is encoded by the coding sequence TTGCTGAGCGTTCTGATGTCTGGCGCGCACCTTTCCGCACAGGCTGCTCCGCTTGAGCCCAGCCAGGGCATTGCACCCTATGCAACCCTCACACACACCTACGATTCCAATCTGCTGAATCGTTCTGAAGAAGGGCCTGGAGCCGACCCTGAATCTGATCAAATTGAGCGGATTGAAATTGGGACTCACATCAATTTTCAGCTCAGCAGGCAAAAGTTCAGCGGCGCACTGTCGTTCAGCGACACCCGATATGACCGATTTACAGAACGCAATGCCGATGGAAACGCCCACCGCCTGCGCTGGGATTCTGAAATAGGCGAAACACTGACAGCGTCTATCGAAGGTGGAATGTCATCGGATCAAGCGCCGATTCAAACAGGATTGGTGACTGCAGTGCAAAGGGAACAAGGCTACGCCAATGCATCCCTTGCATGGAAATTCCACGCAAACTATTCAGTGGTGAGTCAGCTCTCCAAAACCAATACCCGATTCGTTGGAACCGAAAACAGCGACGATGCTGTACTCGCAGGCCTGAATCGTGATGATGAACTGGGCCACATTGGTATTGCCTATCACCCAGGAAGCGGCAGCACCATTTCTCTACTGTTCAAGCAAGCAGACGGCTATTTTCCAATTCGCCAAATTGTGGCACCGGGTCAAAGTGTATCCAATGACTTTCACCAGAATGAAACAGAGCTTCTCGGTCAGTGGAACTGGTCTGAAATAACGGCATTCTCGCTGTCACTTTCTTCGGTTCAACGCGACCATGAAGAAATCCCTCGTCGTGACTTCTCGGGTACCAATTATCGGCTGGAAGTATTCTACCGGCCCACGGTGAAAACCAATTTCAACCTGACCTGGGGCAAACAGATTGTGGGTGTGTCCGATGCAACAAACTCTGACGCATTGGCACGCCAACTGTTTTTAGGCATGAACATGGAAGTCACTGACAAAGTACATTTCAAGCTGGCCTACCGTCCCCAGAATCTTCAATTTGATGGAACCGATGGTTTCAGTACGGCACCCAGAACGGAACGTGTGAAGGAAGGCATTGCGAGTCTTGAATATCAGCTTCAACAACGCATATCGCTAGGCGCCAATTTCCGCAACCGAAGCCGCGCCACCACCATTGAGAATGCAGATTACACCGCCAGTTCCATGAGCATTTTTCTGAAGTATGTGCACTGA
- the epsE gene encoding polysaccharide export protein EpsE: protein MFKRFLSTLLLLGALTPLHGASPGDQYRLGGGDLINITVFQNPDFNGDRRVSETGEITFPLVGAVSVGKLTVQEAEQLIARKLSEGQFVISPQVSIVPIEMRSAQISVIGLVGKPGRYPLESRNTRLTDALSMAGGIVQSAPSVSLNGGDIVVLQGIRDGERFSKTIDLKEIFLKGNDELNVLVAGGDTIYVNRAPQYYVYGEVQRPGVYKIETGMTVRQALAQAGGLTPRGSQNGIQIFRKKSDGKETVVNPDLDQPLLDNDTLFFKQSIF, encoded by the coding sequence ATGTTCAAACGATTTCTATCCACACTGCTGCTTCTCGGTGCACTCACCCCCTTGCATGGCGCCAGCCCCGGTGATCAATATCGACTTGGAGGTGGAGACCTGATCAACATCACTGTATTCCAAAACCCGGACTTCAATGGAGACCGTCGAGTCTCTGAGACGGGAGAAATCACTTTCCCACTGGTGGGTGCCGTCTCCGTTGGAAAACTGACCGTTCAAGAAGCAGAGCAGCTGATTGCGCGAAAACTGAGTGAAGGCCAGTTCGTGATCAGCCCACAAGTGTCCATCGTACCCATCGAAATGCGCAGCGCTCAAATCTCGGTCATAGGACTGGTGGGCAAACCTGGACGTTATCCGCTGGAATCGCGCAACACCCGACTTACCGATGCGCTCAGCATGGCGGGCGGTATTGTTCAATCGGCCCCATCAGTGAGCTTGAATGGCGGCGACATCGTGGTGCTACAGGGCATCAGGGACGGTGAGCGTTTTTCAAAAACGATTGACCTCAAAGAGATCTTTCTCAAGGGCAATGATGAACTCAATGTGCTTGTGGCGGGCGGGGACACCATCTATGTCAACAGGGCGCCTCAATACTATGTGTATGGCGAGGTACAACGGCCCGGCGTCTACAAGATTGAAACTGGAATGACGGTGCGTCAAGCTCTTGCCCAAGCAGGCGGACTTACACCGCGCGGGTCCCAGAACGGCATTCAGATTTTCCGCAAAAAAAGTGATGGCAAGGAAACGGTTGTCAATCCTGACCTGGATCAGCCTTTGCTGGACAACGACACCCTTTTCTTCAAACAAAGCATATTTTAA
- a CDS encoding Wzz/FepE/Etk N-terminal domain-containing protein — protein sequence MTFNQLQLIFRAHLQVIVIIMFVVLFGALVTAFLIPKSYTAKATLVIDVRSPDSVFGNSGLPLTSPAYMNTQAEIVVSGRVIRQAIKTLKLDEDEDLRAQWETTEQEESEYQNWLVNLVQSRIEVAPGKESNTLQITASSSSPTFSAELANGISQAYITTSVALNVEPAKVYAQFFDEQQREAREELIAAQTRLSDFQRERGIVIASDDQIDVENARLNELSSALTQVQAESAEQFSRAASSGDKGLIQDPMSNVVLNTLRTQLQQKQSVLAEASARIGENHPEYQRLKAEVQALQNSVNEEILRSNATLGAGAKAAAGRAASLSKALEEQRRKILTMKENSDSAMTLKRDLEAAKNQFELVSTRTSMSEISSRQANANAFLVTEASVPKEPSSPRLGLIALSALLFGLALGSAIACVTEYLDHRVRSKDDLSLLGLPTLALISSGKPDWRRLAN from the coding sequence ATGACATTCAACCAACTGCAATTGATCTTTCGGGCACACCTCCAAGTCATCGTGATCATCATGTTCGTGGTGTTGTTTGGTGCCCTGGTTACAGCGTTCCTGATACCCAAATCCTACACAGCAAAAGCAACGCTGGTCATCGATGTACGCTCACCCGATTCTGTGTTCGGTAATTCGGGTCTGCCATTGACCTCCCCTGCCTACATGAACACGCAAGCTGAAATCGTGGTGTCCGGACGCGTGATTCGCCAAGCCATCAAAACCTTGAAACTTGATGAAGACGAAGACTTGAGAGCCCAGTGGGAAACGACAGAACAAGAAGAAAGCGAATATCAAAACTGGCTGGTAAACCTTGTGCAAAGCCGGATCGAAGTGGCGCCGGGCAAGGAAAGCAACACCTTGCAGATTACCGCCTCAAGCAGTTCGCCCACCTTCTCGGCTGAATTGGCCAACGGCATTTCCCAAGCCTACATCACGACCTCCGTGGCCTTGAATGTTGAACCTGCAAAAGTGTATGCCCAGTTTTTTGATGAGCAACAACGCGAGGCAAGAGAAGAACTGATTGCTGCACAAACCCGCTTGTCTGACTTTCAAAGAGAACGTGGAATCGTGATTGCAAGCGACGATCAAATCGATGTTGAGAATGCAAGACTGAACGAACTCTCAAGTGCGCTAACCCAGGTACAGGCTGAAAGCGCAGAACAGTTCAGCCGTGCAGCTAGCTCGGGGGACAAAGGGTTGATTCAAGACCCAATGAGCAATGTGGTTCTGAATACACTGAGAACACAACTCCAGCAAAAGCAATCGGTTCTGGCTGAGGCATCGGCCCGGATCGGAGAAAACCATCCTGAATACCAACGCCTTAAGGCCGAGGTTCAAGCTTTGCAAAACAGCGTGAATGAGGAAATTCTGCGCAGCAATGCCACCTTGGGTGCTGGAGCAAAGGCGGCAGCAGGACGTGCGGCCAGCTTGAGCAAGGCGCTTGAAGAACAGCGCAGGAAAATTCTGACCATGAAAGAAAACAGCGATTCAGCCATGACCTTGAAGCGGGACCTTGAGGCAGCAAAAAATCAGTTTGAATTGGTATCAACGCGAACCAGCATGTCGGAAATTTCAAGTCGCCAAGCCAACGCCAATGCGTTCCTGGTCACTGAGGCCAGTGTGCCCAAAGAGCCAAGCTCACCCCGCCTGGGACTGATCGCACTCAGTGCACTCCTTTTTGGGCTTGCACTGGGTTCAGCAATTGCCTGTGTCACTGAATATCTGGATCACCGTGTGCGATCCAAAGATGACTTGTCTTTGCTCGGCCTACCTACGCTGGCCCTGATTTCGTCTGGTAAGCCAGACTGGCGCCGCCTAGCCAATTAA
- a CDS encoding polysaccharide biosynthesis tyrosine autokinase, protein MNYIEKPTGLNAQDLPPQTIGNILVSAGRLTPEAAEQIHRKQGDNNILFGETGISLGLISREDLEYAIARQFEYSVLKKGDSAISEDLVSAYDPFGGKAEAFRELRTHLLLRWIETESKPKTLSILSTQRGEGRSYVASNLAVSFSQLGLKTLLVDADLRHSHLHHHFGISSRRGLSSILQGKGDPGFILQIPEIRNLSVLPAGPHAPNPQELLSQVRFPDLLNELAAHFDLVVLDTPASLLYSDAVAIATRTSASIAVARQGYSKVEQLRQLKESMSRTGGNLLGSVLLDF, encoded by the coding sequence ATGAACTACATTGAAAAACCCACTGGCTTGAACGCTCAAGATCTGCCACCTCAAACAATCGGCAATATCTTGGTCAGCGCAGGTCGGCTTACTCCCGAGGCTGCGGAACAGATACACCGCAAGCAAGGCGACAACAATATTCTTTTCGGAGAAACAGGCATTTCGCTTGGCTTGATTAGCCGCGAAGACCTGGAGTATGCAATAGCACGACAATTTGAATACTCCGTATTGAAGAAAGGAGACAGCGCAATTTCCGAAGACCTAGTGTCGGCTTACGATCCTTTTGGCGGAAAAGCCGAGGCTTTTCGCGAGTTGCGTACTCATCTGTTGTTGCGCTGGATAGAGACAGAATCAAAGCCAAAAACCTTGTCGATCTTGAGCACGCAACGTGGTGAAGGCAGAAGTTATGTTGCATCGAACCTTGCGGTGTCATTTTCACAATTGGGCCTGAAAACACTATTGGTCGATGCCGATTTGCGCCACTCCCACCTTCACCATCATTTTGGTATCTCAAGCCGCAGGGGACTGTCCAGTATTCTGCAAGGCAAGGGTGACCCAGGTTTCATTCTGCAAATTCCTGAAATTCGAAACTTGTCCGTTTTGCCCGCGGGCCCGCATGCACCCAATCCCCAAGAGCTCTTGTCACAGGTACGCTTTCCAGATTTGCTGAACGAACTTGCTGCGCATTTTGACCTTGTTGTTCTGGACACGCCGGCCTCCCTCCTCTATTCCGATGCAGTAGCGATTGCAACGCGCACAAGCGCCTCGATTGCAGTGGCGCGCCAAGGCTATTCCAAAGTTGAGCAACTGCGCCAATTGAAGGAAAGCATGTCAAGGACCGGTGGCAATCTGTTGGGATCGGTACTGCTGGACTTTTAA
- a CDS encoding O-antigen ligase family protein, which produces MTPTPHIPLLTSDHSQSPDNPFLNAIQSVGNPRQIAIKFFALLALLAFGGVVGAYGVRFGEHAILLLAAPLIIPLGVLLFIQPRLLFYLLIASRCALDPILESARFSSSFGLGALLNLLLIACAGVLCIQRTKASIQQSIVLWVAPLLVMMLGVSYAPELIPALKRLVAFVSYFAVFTIGFILASEEQLKRLLKVIVLSSLVPLGVGFYQITTGGMASTGRLAATFTHPNIYAFYCLLVVITLVYLQRMHARTQVPTGTAQSMGPTIAMWLLLPCLLLSIVMTQTRSAWAALILLGLVYGILFSKRTLFGMLAVLVLAALLPAVQERIMDLFSGNEVVQYAKLNSFAWRQYIWESGLNWMSPSRYLLGYGIGGFFYHSVDFFPLSGGNYFGAHNVFVERLFDGGLVAIAVFSIFFAVQFHHARKLLKQDQFTGLVYFCLMLSYLVLNFSDNVIDYLAYNWYYWVVAGAMYAHARQIPPANTNP; this is translated from the coding sequence ATGACCCCTACACCCCACATTCCTTTGCTGACATCAGACCATTCACAAAGCCCAGACAATCCATTTTTGAATGCAATTCAAAGCGTGGGAAATCCTCGACAAATTGCAATCAAATTTTTTGCACTACTGGCTTTGCTGGCCTTTGGCGGGGTGGTGGGTGCCTATGGCGTTCGTTTTGGAGAACATGCCATTTTGCTGTTGGCAGCCCCGTTGATTATCCCGTTAGGGGTTCTGCTGTTCATTCAGCCAAGGCTGCTGTTTTATCTCTTGATTGCTTCGCGTTGTGCACTGGACCCCATCCTGGAATCAGCCCGATTCTCATCCAGCTTCGGTCTGGGCGCCTTGCTGAATTTGTTGTTGATTGCATGCGCGGGCGTCCTGTGCATACAGCGCACCAAAGCTTCAATCCAGCAAAGCATTGTGTTGTGGGTTGCACCGCTGCTGGTGATGATGCTAGGTGTCAGTTATGCACCGGAACTGATTCCTGCACTGAAAAGACTTGTTGCCTTTGTGAGCTATTTCGCAGTGTTCACCATTGGCTTCATTCTGGCCAGCGAAGAACAACTCAAGAGGCTGCTAAAAGTGATTGTGTTGTCATCCCTGGTTCCGCTGGGTGTGGGGTTTTATCAAATAACGACAGGGGGTATGGCCAGTACTGGCCGCCTGGCCGCCACTTTCACGCACCCCAATATTTATGCCTTTTATTGCCTGCTGGTCGTCATCACATTGGTATACCTTCAACGAATGCACGCGAGAACACAAGTGCCCACAGGGACTGCACAGTCGATGGGACCAACGATCGCCATGTGGCTTTTGCTGCCGTGCCTCTTGCTGTCGATTGTCATGACCCAAACGCGCAGTGCCTGGGCGGCGTTGATCCTGCTTGGCCTGGTGTACGGTATTCTTTTTTCAAAACGAACCTTGTTCGGAATGTTGGCAGTACTTGTATTGGCAGCCTTGTTGCCAGCGGTTCAGGAACGGATCATGGATCTGTTTTCAGGCAATGAAGTTGTTCAATACGCCAAATTGAATTCGTTCGCCTGGCGCCAGTACATTTGGGAAAGTGGCTTGAACTGGATGAGCCCCTCTCGATATTTGTTGGGCTATGGAATCGGTGGGTTTTTCTATCATTCCGTGGATTTCTTCCCGCTGTCAGGGGGAAATTATTTCGGTGCGCACAATGTATTTGTTGAACGGCTTTTTGACGGTGGCTTGGTGGCGATTGCCGTGTTCTCAATCTTTTTTGCCGTGCAGTTTCATCATGCACGCAAGTTGCTGAAACAGGATCAATTCACAGGGCTGGTTTACTTCTGCCTGATGTTGTCGTATCTGGTACTCAACTTTTCTGACAACGTCATCGATTACCTGGCTTACAACTGGTACTACTGGGTAGTCGCTGGTGCCATGTATGCACACGCCCGACAAATCCCACCTGCCAACACAAACCCGTGA